A region of Anoplopoma fimbria isolate UVic2021 breed Golden Eagle Sablefish chromosome 24, Afim_UVic_2022, whole genome shotgun sequence DNA encodes the following proteins:
- the emsy gene encoding BRCA2-interacting transcriptional repressor EMSY isoform X3, with amino-acid sequence MPMIQLEKPVLTGTMPVVWPTILDLGRDECKRILRKLELEAYAGVISALRAQGDLTKDKKDLLGELTKILGISTERHRAEVRRAVNDERLTTIAYHMSGPNSSSEWSIEGRRLVPLMPRLVPQTAFTVTANAVASATANQNASLLLPAETGNKEVVVCYSYTSTTGTSTSATATSGAIGATVKSPRPPSPSSNVVVLPSGSTVYVKSVSCSDEDEKPRKRRRTNSSSSSPVMLKEVSKVMPPVSKNITVPVSSPKMSNIMQSIANSLPPHLSPVKITFTKPTIQTTNTTTQKVIIVTTSPSSNFVPNILSKSHAHNNAALSKLVSTSMLTATAQKQTVVFPASASTAANTVAVTTMVSSTPSVVMSTTCASSAGVKMASARLPSPKTLMGSPAQILAQFPKQQSPKQLQHSSAMGVCQTQTTTTSPGSKPTIQIKQESGVKIITQQVQPSKILPKPSSVALSSSSSSPIMVVSSNGAIMTTKLVTQSTATQATYTRPTVSPSLGARISASGGGTTYVKTTSGSIITVVPKSLATLGGKIISSNIVSGTTTKITTIPMTSKPNVIVVQKTTGKGATIQGLPGKNVVTTLLNAGVLPKFETFTSYTKGEKGLQAVQGTKPAIITASRPITKMIVTQPKGMSSGSQATATKIIPTKIVYGQQGKTQVLIKPKPVFQTAVVSEQTRQLVTEALQHVTRSAELAQSQAMSQDGSTKDDSGSLAGESSHSGAQEPQPVVHVMSSREHDWTEQEISVESSPTIIYQEVSAGDSQSAASTIKALLELQQTAVKEKAESKPRQHTIDLSQMAVPLQLAQEKKPSPESPRPSTSEAEPSTEYVTAGKVSSRVGGVPSEDDNVVMSSSQQLGKPYKICSQVTVVTKPAATVASAAAATHVSHVPSDSHGKSDTVLEVGELEGDTLDPQTGLFYRSSQPATDPVRQTPHSAAAQPPPSSQAEAEQSRLTSTSTSVQPPPQLQSKPQISQPSSSSAAFPSTLPLTKKLPKLREQIQPKPQALTLSPKDRPLTAPAQVVAKVMTPSTPTKPLLTPQLPKLQQAPTSHHRPLHTPMSHPPPLQAHHPVSTEKTTSSQQPIITQSATVTKITFGGSHHSSQVFSSGEATAKLIPESSSRPSGDKPSVSDILKISMMEAEIDPSTEPMVVDSSSDCGPLGKALEVQAVSGTLDSGQFISSSGASMHHPHTKSQQFSCMQGLTAQRSKEDLEVIEYSILPDSSQSNVVVEPSGFLEITNYTSQQLEEDSPMEQEVDSSNDEAAAASPPTNRRHSRPEAPVV; translated from the exons CCCATGATTCAGCTGGAGAAACCAGTGCTGACTGGTACCATGCCCGTGGTCTGGCCCACCATCCTGGACCTGGGCAGGGATGAGTGCAAAAGAATTCTCCGAAAACTCG AGCTGGAGGCTTACGCTGGGGTTATCAGCGCCCTGCGAGCCCAGGGAGACCTGACAAAGGACAAGAAGGATTTGCTGGGAGAACTCACTAAAATCCTTGG TATCTCAACAGAGCGCCATCGAGCTGAGGTCCGCAGGGCTGTCAACGATGAACGCCTCACCACCATTGCATATCA CATGTCAGGTCCGAACAGCTCGTCCGAATGGTCCATTGAAGGACGGCGGCTTGTCCCCTTGATGCCGAGGCTGGTCCCCCAGACGGCGTTCACTGTGACTGCTAATGCTGTGGCCAGTGCAACGGCCAATCAGAATGCCTCCCTTCTGTTGCCGGCGGAAACGGGAAACAAAGAAG TGGTTGTGTGTTATTCCTACACAAGCACCACCGGCACCTCCACCAGCGCCACAGCCACCAGCGGCGCCATAGGAGCAACTGTGAAATCCCCACGACCGCCCAGTCCCTCATCCAACGTGGTGGTGCTGCCCAGCGGGAGCACCGTCTATGTGAAGA GCGTGAGCTGTTCCGACGAGGACGAGAAGCCTCGCAAGCGCAGGCGGACAAACTCGTCCAGCTCGTCGCCGGTGATGCTGAAGGAGGTCTCCAAGGTGATGCCGCCGGTGTCCAAGAACATCACGGTGCCGGTGAGCAGCCCCAAGATGAGCAACATCATGCAGAGCATCGCCAACTCGCTGCCGCCCCACCTGTCCCCCGTCAAGATCACCTTCACCAAGCCCACCATCCagaccaccaacaccaccacgcAGAAG GTGATCATCGTGACAACTTCTCCCAGCTCCAACTTTGTGCCCAACATCCTGTCCAAGTCTCACGCCCACAACAATGCCGCTCTGTCCAAGCTGGTCTCCACCTCCATGCTGACCGCCACCGCCCAGAAACAGACGGTGGTCTTCCCAGCCAGCGCCAGCACGGCAGCCAACACCGTCGCCGTGACCACGATGGTCTCCTCTACTCCGTCAGTGGTCATGTCAACAACAT GTGCTTCTTCAGCTGGAGTGAAGATGGCTTCAGCCAGACTTCCTTCTCCTAAGACCCTGATGGGATCGCCGGCTCAGATCCTGGCCCAGTTCCCCAAACAGCAGTCACCCAAACAGCTGCAGCATAGCTCGGCTATGGGGGTCTGCCAGACCCAGACCACCACCACCTCGCCGGGCTCCAAGCCCACCATTCAGATCAAACAAGAGTCCG GGGTCAAGATAATCACTCAGCAGGTGCAGCCCAGCAAAATCCTGCCCAAGCCTTCGTCGGTGGCTTTGTCCAGCAGCAGCTCGTCTCCCATCATGGTCGTCAGTAGCAACGGAGCCATTATGACCACCAAACTGGTCACTCAGTCCACAG CTACCCAGGCCACCTACACCAGACCCACTGTGAGCCCCAGCCTCGGCGCCAGAATATCAGCCTCCGGCGGTGGCACCACCTACGTCAAGACCACCAGCGGCAGCATCATCACAGTGGTGCCCAAGTCTCTGGCCACGCTGGGCGGCAAGATCATCAGCAGCAACATCGTCTCCG GCACAACGACTAAGATCACCACCATCCCCATGACCTCCAAGCCAAACGTCATAGTGGTGCAGAAAACCACAGGAAAAGGAGCGACCATCCAAGGACTACCCGGCAAGAATGTGGTCACCACACTTCTAAACGCCGGG GTGTTGCCAAAGTTTGAAACCTTCACATCCTACACAAAG GGTGAGAAAGGCCTGCAGGCTGTTCAGGGCACCAAACCAGCGATCATCACCGCCTCCAGACCCATCACCAAGATGATCGTCACCCAGCCCAAAGGCATGAGCTCTGGCTCCCAGGCCACCGCCACCAAGATCATCCCAACAAAGATCGTCTACGGCCAGCAGGGCAAGACACAG GTTCTCATCAAGCCTAAGCCCGTCTTCCAGACGGCGGTGGTGAGCGAACAGACCCGGCAGCTGGTCACCGAGGCGCTGCAGCACGTGACCCGCTCGGCAGAACTCGCGCAGAGTCAGGCCATGAGCCAGGACGGGTCCACGAAGGACGACTCCGGAAGCTTAGCCGGCGAGTCGTCCCACAGCGGCGCTCAAG AGCCTCAGCCCGTAGTGCACGTGATGTCCTCCAGAGAGCATGACTGGACAGAGCAGGAAATATCAGTGGAGTCCAGCCCCACCATTATCTACCAGGAGGTGTCTGCTGGGGATTCCCAGTCCGCCGCTTCCACCATCAAAGCCCTGCTGGAGCTTCAACAGACAGCAG TGAAAGAGAAGGCGGAGTCCAAACCCAGACAGCACACCATCGACCTGAGCCAGATGGCCGTGCCCCTCCAGCTGGCCCAGGAGAAGAAGCCCAGCCCGGAGTCCCCGAGGCCGTCCACCTCAGAGGCTGAACCCAGCACTGAGTACGTCACAGCAG GTAAagtcagcagcagagtgggGGGGGTGCCCTCCGAGGATGACAACGTGGTCATGTCCTCCAGCCAGCAGCTGGGGAAGCCCTACAAAATATGCAGCCAGGTTACCGTGGTTACCAAACCCGCTGCCACCGTCGCCTCCGCAGCCGCAGCCACGCACGTCAGCCACGTG ccCTCTGACAGCCACGGTAAAAGCGACACCGTGTTGGAGGTGGGCGAGCTGGAAGGCGACACCTTGGACCCCCAAACGGGCTTGTTTTACCGCTCCAGCCAACCGGCTACGGATCCCGTGAGACAAACCCCCCACTCTGCAGCCGCTCAGCCGCCTCCCTCGAGCCAGGCAGAGGCCGAGCAGAGTCggctcacctccacctccacctctgtgCAGCCGCCGCCACAACTGCAGAGCAAACCTCAAATCAGCcagccttcctcttcctccgccgccttcccctccaccctccctctGACGAAGAAACTACCGAAACTACGGGAGCAGATTCAGCCCAAACCCCAGGCCTTGACCCTGAGCCCCAAAGACAGACCACTGACCGCACCAGCCCAAGTCGTGGCAAAGGTCATGACCCCGAGCACACCAACCAAGCCCCTGTTGACGCCGCAGCTGCCGAAGCTCCAGCAGGCGCCCACATCCCACCACAGACCCCTGCACACACCCATGTCCCACCCTCCTCCACTGCAGGCGCACCACCCTGTCAGCACGGAAAAGACCACCTCCAGCCAG CAGCCAATCATCACACAGAGCGCCACCGTCACCAAGATCACCTTCGGAGGCTCCCATCATTCGTCGCAGGTCTTCAGCAGCGGCGAGGCCACCGCCAAACTGATCCCCGAGTCCAGCTCCAGGCCGTCGGGGGACAAGCCCTCGGTGTCGGACATCCTGAAGATCTCCATGATGGAGGCGGAGATCGATCCGAGCACGGAGCCAATGGTGGTGGATTCATCCAGCGACTGCGGCCCTCTGGGAAAAGCCCTGGAGGTCCAGGCCGTGTCAGGCACGCTGGACTCGGGCCAGTTCATCAGCAGCTCTGGGGCCTCCATGCATCATCCCCACACAAAGTCCCAGCAGTTCAGCTGCATGCAGGGTCTCACAGCACAGAGGAGCAAAGAGGACCTGGAGGTCATTGAG TACTCCATCCTGCCGGACTCCAGCCAGTCCAACGTGGTGGTGGAGCCCAGCGGCTTCCTGGAGATCACCAACTACACcagccagcagctggaggaggacagCCCCATGGAGCAGGAGGTGGACAGCAGCAACGACGAGGCCGCGGCCGCCAGTCCCCCGACCAACCGTAGACACTCCAGGCCGGAGGCACCGGTGGTTTGA
- the emsy gene encoding BRCA2-interacting transcriptional repressor EMSY isoform X1, with the protein MPMIQLEKPVLTGTMPVVWPTILDLGRDECKRILRKLELEAYAGVISALRAQGDLTKDKKDLLGELTKILGISTERHRAEVRRAVNDERLTTIAYHMSGPNSSSEWSIEGRRLVPLMPRLVPQTAFTVTANAVASATANQNASLLLPAETGNKEVVVCYSYTSTTGTSTSATATSGAIGATVKSPRPPSPSSNVVVLPSGSTVYVKSVSCSDEDEKPRKRRRTNSSSSSPVMLKEVSKVMPPVSKNITVPVSSPKMSNIMQSIANSLPPHLSPVKITFTKPTIQTTNTTTQKVIIVTTSPSSNFVPNILSKSHAHNNAALSKLVSTSMLTATAQKQTVVFPASASTAANTVAVTTMVSSTPSVVMSTTCASSAGVKMASARLPSPKTLMGSPAQILAQFPKQQSPKQLQHSSAMGVCQTQTTTTSPGSKPTIQIKQESGVKIITQQVQPSKILPKPSSVALSSSSSSPIMVVSSNGAIMTTKLVTQSTATQATYTRPTVSPSLGARISASGGGTTYVKTTSGSIITVVPKSLATLGGKIISSNIVSGTTTKITTIPMTSKPNVIVVQKTTGKGATIQGLPGKNVVTTLLNAGVLPKFETFTSYTKGEKGLQAVQGTKPAIITASRPITKMIVTQPKGMSSGSQATATKIIPTKIVYGQQGKTQVLIKPKPVFQTAVVSEQTRQLVTEALQHVTRSAELAQSQAMSQDGSTKDDSGSLAGESSHSGAQEPQPVVHVMSSREHDWTEQEISVESSPTIIYQEVSAGDSQSAASTIKALLELQQTAVKEKAESKPRQHTIDLSQMAVPLQLAQEKKPSPESPRPSTSEAEPSTEYVTAGKVSSRVGGVPSEDDNVVMSSSQQLGKPYKICSQVTVVTKPAATVASAAAATHVSHVPSDSHGKSDTVLEVGELEGDTLDPQTGLFYRSSQPATDPVRQTPHSAAAQPPPSSQAEAEQSRLTSTSTSVQPPPQLQSKPQISQPSSSSAAFPSTLPLTKKLPKLREQIQPKPQALTLSPKDRPLTAPAQVVAKVMTPSTPTKPLLTPQLPKLQQAPTSHHRPLHTPMSHPPPLQAHHPVSTEKTTSSQQPIITQSATVTKITFGGSHHSSQVFSSGEATAKLIPESSSRPSGDKPSVSDILKISMMEAEIDPSTEPMVVDSSSDCGPLGKALEVQAVSGTLDSGQFISSSGASMHHPHTKSQQFSCMQGLTAQRSKEDLEVIEVIPQYSILPDSSQSNVVVEPSGFLEITNYTSQQLEEDSPMEQEVDSSNDEAAAASPPTNRRHSRPEAPVV; encoded by the exons CCCATGATTCAGCTGGAGAAACCAGTGCTGACTGGTACCATGCCCGTGGTCTGGCCCACCATCCTGGACCTGGGCAGGGATGAGTGCAAAAGAATTCTCCGAAAACTCG AGCTGGAGGCTTACGCTGGGGTTATCAGCGCCCTGCGAGCCCAGGGAGACCTGACAAAGGACAAGAAGGATTTGCTGGGAGAACTCACTAAAATCCTTGG TATCTCAACAGAGCGCCATCGAGCTGAGGTCCGCAGGGCTGTCAACGATGAACGCCTCACCACCATTGCATATCA CATGTCAGGTCCGAACAGCTCGTCCGAATGGTCCATTGAAGGACGGCGGCTTGTCCCCTTGATGCCGAGGCTGGTCCCCCAGACGGCGTTCACTGTGACTGCTAATGCTGTGGCCAGTGCAACGGCCAATCAGAATGCCTCCCTTCTGTTGCCGGCGGAAACGGGAAACAAAGAAG TGGTTGTGTGTTATTCCTACACAAGCACCACCGGCACCTCCACCAGCGCCACAGCCACCAGCGGCGCCATAGGAGCAACTGTGAAATCCCCACGACCGCCCAGTCCCTCATCCAACGTGGTGGTGCTGCCCAGCGGGAGCACCGTCTATGTGAAGA GCGTGAGCTGTTCCGACGAGGACGAGAAGCCTCGCAAGCGCAGGCGGACAAACTCGTCCAGCTCGTCGCCGGTGATGCTGAAGGAGGTCTCCAAGGTGATGCCGCCGGTGTCCAAGAACATCACGGTGCCGGTGAGCAGCCCCAAGATGAGCAACATCATGCAGAGCATCGCCAACTCGCTGCCGCCCCACCTGTCCCCCGTCAAGATCACCTTCACCAAGCCCACCATCCagaccaccaacaccaccacgcAGAAG GTGATCATCGTGACAACTTCTCCCAGCTCCAACTTTGTGCCCAACATCCTGTCCAAGTCTCACGCCCACAACAATGCCGCTCTGTCCAAGCTGGTCTCCACCTCCATGCTGACCGCCACCGCCCAGAAACAGACGGTGGTCTTCCCAGCCAGCGCCAGCACGGCAGCCAACACCGTCGCCGTGACCACGATGGTCTCCTCTACTCCGTCAGTGGTCATGTCAACAACAT GTGCTTCTTCAGCTGGAGTGAAGATGGCTTCAGCCAGACTTCCTTCTCCTAAGACCCTGATGGGATCGCCGGCTCAGATCCTGGCCCAGTTCCCCAAACAGCAGTCACCCAAACAGCTGCAGCATAGCTCGGCTATGGGGGTCTGCCAGACCCAGACCACCACCACCTCGCCGGGCTCCAAGCCCACCATTCAGATCAAACAAGAGTCCG GGGTCAAGATAATCACTCAGCAGGTGCAGCCCAGCAAAATCCTGCCCAAGCCTTCGTCGGTGGCTTTGTCCAGCAGCAGCTCGTCTCCCATCATGGTCGTCAGTAGCAACGGAGCCATTATGACCACCAAACTGGTCACTCAGTCCACAG CTACCCAGGCCACCTACACCAGACCCACTGTGAGCCCCAGCCTCGGCGCCAGAATATCAGCCTCCGGCGGTGGCACCACCTACGTCAAGACCACCAGCGGCAGCATCATCACAGTGGTGCCCAAGTCTCTGGCCACGCTGGGCGGCAAGATCATCAGCAGCAACATCGTCTCCG GCACAACGACTAAGATCACCACCATCCCCATGACCTCCAAGCCAAACGTCATAGTGGTGCAGAAAACCACAGGAAAAGGAGCGACCATCCAAGGACTACCCGGCAAGAATGTGGTCACCACACTTCTAAACGCCGGG GTGTTGCCAAAGTTTGAAACCTTCACATCCTACACAAAG GGTGAGAAAGGCCTGCAGGCTGTTCAGGGCACCAAACCAGCGATCATCACCGCCTCCAGACCCATCACCAAGATGATCGTCACCCAGCCCAAAGGCATGAGCTCTGGCTCCCAGGCCACCGCCACCAAGATCATCCCAACAAAGATCGTCTACGGCCAGCAGGGCAAGACACAG GTTCTCATCAAGCCTAAGCCCGTCTTCCAGACGGCGGTGGTGAGCGAACAGACCCGGCAGCTGGTCACCGAGGCGCTGCAGCACGTGACCCGCTCGGCAGAACTCGCGCAGAGTCAGGCCATGAGCCAGGACGGGTCCACGAAGGACGACTCCGGAAGCTTAGCCGGCGAGTCGTCCCACAGCGGCGCTCAAG AGCCTCAGCCCGTAGTGCACGTGATGTCCTCCAGAGAGCATGACTGGACAGAGCAGGAAATATCAGTGGAGTCCAGCCCCACCATTATCTACCAGGAGGTGTCTGCTGGGGATTCCCAGTCCGCCGCTTCCACCATCAAAGCCCTGCTGGAGCTTCAACAGACAGCAG TGAAAGAGAAGGCGGAGTCCAAACCCAGACAGCACACCATCGACCTGAGCCAGATGGCCGTGCCCCTCCAGCTGGCCCAGGAGAAGAAGCCCAGCCCGGAGTCCCCGAGGCCGTCCACCTCAGAGGCTGAACCCAGCACTGAGTACGTCACAGCAG GTAAagtcagcagcagagtgggGGGGGTGCCCTCCGAGGATGACAACGTGGTCATGTCCTCCAGCCAGCAGCTGGGGAAGCCCTACAAAATATGCAGCCAGGTTACCGTGGTTACCAAACCCGCTGCCACCGTCGCCTCCGCAGCCGCAGCCACGCACGTCAGCCACGTG ccCTCTGACAGCCACGGTAAAAGCGACACCGTGTTGGAGGTGGGCGAGCTGGAAGGCGACACCTTGGACCCCCAAACGGGCTTGTTTTACCGCTCCAGCCAACCGGCTACGGATCCCGTGAGACAAACCCCCCACTCTGCAGCCGCTCAGCCGCCTCCCTCGAGCCAGGCAGAGGCCGAGCAGAGTCggctcacctccacctccacctctgtgCAGCCGCCGCCACAACTGCAGAGCAAACCTCAAATCAGCcagccttcctcttcctccgccgccttcccctccaccctccctctGACGAAGAAACTACCGAAACTACGGGAGCAGATTCAGCCCAAACCCCAGGCCTTGACCCTGAGCCCCAAAGACAGACCACTGACCGCACCAGCCCAAGTCGTGGCAAAGGTCATGACCCCGAGCACACCAACCAAGCCCCTGTTGACGCCGCAGCTGCCGAAGCTCCAGCAGGCGCCCACATCCCACCACAGACCCCTGCACACACCCATGTCCCACCCTCCTCCACTGCAGGCGCACCACCCTGTCAGCACGGAAAAGACCACCTCCAGCCAG CAGCCAATCATCACACAGAGCGCCACCGTCACCAAGATCACCTTCGGAGGCTCCCATCATTCGTCGCAGGTCTTCAGCAGCGGCGAGGCCACCGCCAAACTGATCCCCGAGTCCAGCTCCAGGCCGTCGGGGGACAAGCCCTCGGTGTCGGACATCCTGAAGATCTCCATGATGGAGGCGGAGATCGATCCGAGCACGGAGCCAATGGTGGTGGATTCATCCAGCGACTGCGGCCCTCTGGGAAAAGCCCTGGAGGTCCAGGCCGTGTCAGGCACGCTGGACTCGGGCCAGTTCATCAGCAGCTCTGGGGCCTCCATGCATCATCCCCACACAAAGTCCCAGCAGTTCAGCTGCATGCAGGGTCTCACAGCACAGAGGAGCAAAGAGGACCTGGAGGTCATTGAG GTGATTCCTCAGTACTCCATCCTGCCGGACTCCAGCCAGTCCAACGTGGTGGTGGAGCCCAGCGGCTTCCTGGAGATCACCAACTACACcagccagcagctggaggaggacagCCCCATGGAGCAGGAGGTGGACAGCAGCAACGACGAGGCCGCGGCCGCCAGTCCCCCGACCAACCGTAGACACTCCAGGCCGGAGGCACCGGTGGTTTGA